Part of the Paenibacillus sp. YPG26 genome, CTCAATATACTCCGAACGGTCAATTTGCGCAATAAGTTCGGCCTCTTCCATACTCAATTCTCTATAACTAATCATATGCTGCCCTTTCCTTTCATGCAGATCAGATCCCTCTCCAGCCTATTATACCATTTGGCGCTATTTCGAACTTAGGTAGGAAGTAATTCTGGAAGTAATTAATAGTTTAGCCCCTGTTATTTACAGGATTATACTCCCATAATTGTTAATATATTAATATACGAAGGGAGGTTTGTAGATATGACCTTTTCAACTACACGCAGACTTACATACAGATCAATGGCTGTAATTGCTGGATTTATTCTAACCCTCTCTGCCTCAGGGGTGGGTTATGCCGCTGAGGCGAACATCACTCAAGTGGGACATGAAGCTGAAGTTAACACAGGAATCGGATTCACTTCTCCAGCTCAGCCGAACACATCCGGCGGATATACAACAGAACCCGGTGAAGGTGGAGTGATCAGCTTACCTAATCCGCCTGGTTCAAAGGATACTATTCATGTAGGCGGGGTCAAGAACAATCCACCTTACACGACTATTCCCGTGTTCACGCCAGGAAGCTTTTATCTGGATTCAACCGAATATTCAATCACAACGGGAGACACGCTGGACACCGTCGCTTTGTTCAAGACCGACTCGGGTTCCGTACAGACGCTGCACGCTCAAGTGTACTACTCCAGTAATCATCCTGATATTGCCCAAATTGATTCCCAAGGCAACATCACAGGAATCCGCCCAGGGTTGGCCCAAATCACAGCTGTGCATGCAGGACTGCAATTTACAGCTTCCGTCCTGGTCGTTAGTCCTTATGCAGCACAATAATTCAACCAAATGAAACAACAGAACTCACCAGATTCCCAGAGGCTGCACTATGTGCAGTCTTTTTTGCTCCTCATTTTCAAGCTATACTTTATCCTCAAATATCTCAATCACACCTCTCTCCCACATGTTATAATGATCAGCGCCGGACAATCCTGTCAGCGAGAACTTAACGAAAGAAGATGAACCAATTCCATGATTGCAGCTATCCTTGTTCAAGTCGTGCTACCTATATTTATATTAATCAGCATTGGTTCCGTGATGCAGTACATATTTCGGCTCGATCTCTACACGCTAACCAAAATCAACTTTTATTTCATAACCCCTGCAGCGGTCTTTATCAGCATGTACAATTCGGAAATGTCGCCTGCGCTCTTCGGCAGCGTAGCCTTATACTATACTTTGTATGTATTGATTCTATATGGTGCCGCTACGCTGGTATCCCGGCAGCGTAAGTTCACCAGAGGCATGAAAGCGGCCTTTACGAACAGTCTCATCCTCGATAATTCCGGGAATTACGGTCTGCCGATTAACACTTTGGCCTTCAAGGGAGATCCCCTTGCCGGTTCCATTCAGGCCCTGATTATGTCGATGAACAGTCTGGTTACCTTCACTTATGGGGTGATCTCGATCCGGGGGGCGAAGGCG contains:
- a CDS encoding Ig-like domain-containing protein; translation: MTFSTTRRLTYRSMAVIAGFILTLSASGVGYAAEANITQVGHEAEVNTGIGFTSPAQPNTSGGYTTEPGEGGVISLPNPPGSKDTIHVGGVKNNPPYTTIPVFTPGSFYLDSTEYSITTGDTLDTVALFKTDSGSVQTLHAQVYYSSNHPDIAQIDSQGNITGIRPGLAQITAVHAGLQFTASVLVVSPYAAQ